In a genomic window of Schistocerca gregaria isolate iqSchGreg1 chromosome 5, iqSchGreg1.2, whole genome shotgun sequence:
- the LOC126272676 gene encoding uncharacterized protein LOC126272676, whose protein sequence is MFSVRQSVGAAVSGGRAYMATRAAPVEAPAMHKEEFRRRLEQLTRRKDAAEAAPAGRVAAAAAPSPRLPDSNEWAPAGHRDHFSSRASSGAASAGHAGRRLPDSNEWAPSRAGDI, encoded by the coding sequence ATGTTCAGCGTCCGGCAGAGTGTGGGCGCCGCGGTGTCGGGTGGGCGCGCCTACATGGCGACCAGGGCGGCACCTGTGGAGGCTCCAGCGATGCACAAGGAGGAGTTCCGCCGCCGCCTGGAGCAGCTCACCAGGAGGAAGGACGCTGCGGAGGCGGCGCCGGCTGGAAgggtagcggcggcggcggcgccgagccCTAGGCTGCCCGACAGCAACGAGTGGGCGCCGGCAGGGCACCGAGACCACTTCTCCAGCAGAGCCTCCAGCGGCGCCGCCTCCGCTGGTCACGCGGGGCGCAGGCTGCCGGACTCCAATGAGTGGGCGCCGTCGCGTGCTGGCGACATCTGA